From Syntrophus gentianae, one genomic window encodes:
- the bioA gene encoding adenosylmethionine--8-amino-7-oxononanoate transaminase, which produces MNGQVEKKRQLIDDGLRSIWFPFTQMQEFSPEDVLVIAEGKGALLRDVDGRDYIDGVSSLWTNVHGHRKEQIDRAIKEQVDRVAHSTLLGLAHEPAIECAKKLLEIVPKGLTRVFYSESGSTAVEIALKMAFQYQKQAAGGNPGKTRFISFTNAYHGDTLGAVSVGGIDLFHAVYGELLFPTIKAESPYCYRCPFGASYPVCKFDCLRQLEYLLATHASELAALIIEPLVQGAAGILVQPPGYLKRIRELCTQYGVLMIADEVAVGFGKTGKMFACEQEGVTPDIMALGKGLSGGYLPLAATVATEEIYNGFLGRFDEFKTFFHGHTYTGNPLACAAAVANLNIFAEERVVEGLAGKIKRLTQGLQPIAKLGHVGEIRQRGFMVGIELVADKGTKELYPPGARIGNRVILEARKRGLIIRPLGDVIVLMPPLCITNEEIDRLCEITLESIQAVVGD; this is translated from the coding sequence ATGAACGGACAGGTAGAAAAAAAACGACAGCTCATTGACGACGGGCTGAGATCCATCTGGTTTCCCTTTACGCAGATGCAGGAGTTCTCCCCGGAGGACGTGCTGGTCATCGCCGAAGGGAAGGGGGCCCTCCTCCGGGACGTGGACGGGCGGGATTACATCGACGGGGTTTCGTCGCTCTGGACCAATGTCCACGGTCATCGCAAGGAACAGATTGACCGGGCCATCAAGGAACAGGTGGATCGGGTCGCCCATTCGACCCTTCTCGGCCTGGCCCATGAGCCTGCCATTGAGTGCGCGAAAAAGCTGCTGGAGATCGTTCCCAAGGGATTGACCCGCGTCTTTTACTCCGAAAGCGGGTCCACCGCCGTGGAAATCGCCCTTAAGATGGCCTTCCAGTACCAGAAGCAGGCCGCCGGAGGAAATCCCGGCAAGACGCGGTTTATCTCCTTTACCAACGCCTACCATGGCGATACCCTGGGGGCGGTCAGCGTGGGCGGGATCGACCTGTTCCATGCCGTTTACGGGGAGCTTCTTTTCCCCACGATCAAGGCCGAATCGCCGTACTGTTACCGCTGCCCCTTCGGCGCCTCTTACCCTGTCTGCAAATTCGACTGCCTCCGGCAACTGGAATACCTGCTGGCGACGCACGCCTCCGAACTGGCGGCCCTGATCATCGAACCCCTGGTGCAGGGGGCGGCGGGCATTCTGGTGCAGCCTCCCGGCTATCTGAAGCGGATTCGGGAACTCTGTACGCAGTACGGGGTGCTGATGATCGCCGATGAAGTGGCGGTCGGCTTCGGCAAAACCGGAAAGATGTTCGCCTGCGAGCAGGAAGGGGTCACGCCGGACATTATGGCCCTGGGCAAGGGGCTTTCCGGAGGCTATCTGCCTCTGGCGGCCACCGTGGCGACGGAGGAAATCTACAACGGGTTTCTGGGGCGCTTCGACGAATTCAAAACCTTCTTCCACGGGCATACCTATACGGGAAATCCCCTGGCCTGCGCCGCCGCCGTTGCCAATCTGAATATCTTCGCTGAGGAACGGGTCGTGGAGGGTCTGGCCGGAAAGATCAAACGGCTTACTCAAGGGCTGCAGCCCATCGCCAAACTGGGACACGTGGGAGAAATCCGTCAGCGGGGCTTCATGGTCGGGATCGAACTGGTGGCCGACAAAGGGACGAAAGAACTCTATCCCCCCGGTGCGCGCATCGGGAACCGCGTCATTCTCGAGGCTCGGAAGCGGGGGCTGATCATCCGCCCCCTGGGGGATGTCATTGTCCTCATGCCGCCGTTGTGCATTACCAACGAGGAAATCGACCGGCTCTGTGAGATCACCCTTGAGTCCATCCAGGCCGTGGTCGGGGATTAG
- a CDS encoding TIGR04282 family arsenosugar biosynthesis glycosyltransferase — protein sequence MTDAQKILLFVKYPEPGKVKTRLEPLLGKEDVARLYCCFVLDLLETVAGTDYPLGVFYDPPEKKGALVRLFGEGYDYRPQEGADLGERMKNAFKSAFADGMTSVVLIGSDLPDLPPSVLQEAFSSLETTDGVLGPSVDGGYYLVGFRKKGFFSDVFNGIPWSTDSVFSETMRRFSAAGRTVSLLPRGRDLDHSEDLRDFRRRNLATPLSRSHTMIFLDQFDFLDETYADKDRSSLRLFCLPVLNIVNLNKKQG from the coding sequence ATGACAGATGCACAGAAAATCCTCCTCTTTGTGAAATACCCGGAACCGGGTAAAGTCAAAACGAGACTGGAACCTCTATTGGGTAAAGAGGACGTGGCCCGGCTCTATTGCTGCTTCGTTCTCGACTTGCTGGAAACCGTGGCGGGCACAGATTATCCCCTGGGAGTTTTCTATGATCCCCCGGAAAAGAAGGGGGCGTTGGTTCGCCTGTTCGGGGAAGGTTATGACTACCGGCCGCAGGAGGGGGCCGACCTGGGGGAACGGATGAAAAATGCCTTTAAAAGCGCTTTTGCCGATGGGATGACATCGGTCGTCCTGATCGGGAGCGATCTGCCGGATCTTCCCCCTTCTGTTTTACAAGAGGCTTTTTCTTCCCTGGAAACGACGGATGGCGTTCTCGGTCCTTCCGTCGATGGCGGGTACTATCTGGTCGGTTTCCGGAAAAAGGGCTTCTTTTCGGATGTTTTTAACGGCATTCCCTGGAGCACGGATTCGGTGTTTTCCGAAACGATGAGGCGTTTTTCCGCCGCCGGACGAACCGTCTCGCTCCTGCCCCGGGGACGGGATCTGGATCATTCCGAAGATCTGCGGGATTTCCGGAGGCGAAATCTCGCCACACCCTTATCTCGCTCCCACACCATGATTTTTCTGGATCAATTCGATTTTCTTGATGAAACCTATGCCGATAAAGACCGATCGTCTCTTCGGCTTTTCTGTCTTCCCGTCCTTAATATTGTCAACCTGAATAAAAAACAAGGTTGA